ACGCATAAAGAAACACATGTCTAAATGACGTGACTGAAGACACTCGGATTTCATTCAGAACAAGACTTACATACTTACATTATGAAGatgttgaagaaaaatgaagacttTTAAGACACTTCTGGTGCAATTGTTTCTGATGAAAATACAGCCTGGTGGAAATGGGTTCTATGTGGATTGCTGGCTAAGAGGACCGcacatttttacttatttaacaAGTCCAAGTCAGCAGCAAATAAGTTTTGGTTCAGTGAGTAAGAGGTGACctttttagtctgttttattttACCTCTGTAGATGGATCATTAGTGACCGTATGCACAACATCTATAGGGTCCCTGGTGGAAAAGAGCCTCCTAAAGTGGCTGGTCATGTTCCTTGCTTTTCCACAGAGAgcattatgcaaaaaaaataaaataaaaaataaaaatttccaAACATTTGAACCCTTCTGAGAATTAGACATTATCAAAAAGAGAGACTGTGTTTGTATTAATGTGATGTAAAATCATCAGTTTCCAACATGACTGATGGTGAATACATGTGTTTTGTATATATTTACAGTTTTACTGTAGTTTACCTATTTATGgtacaaaaatatatattgatACTGATGTCTAGGGCCTTCATCAATACAGTAAAGAAACTCAAACTGCACATTGACTTaaggttttattattttataatcaaatatattgccatataaatataaatacaaaagttTCTGTGTCATATTTGTTTGAAAAATCTTGTAGTTTGTGAAGAGTTTTGTTGCTGCAACACTGTATATACACTGTACATCATGTGGTATATTACATTTTAAGATCTCAAATGATCACATTATGTCAGATACTGTGCTGTGGGTTTTATATTatctgatctgttggagggtgaGTCAGCAGAATTTACTCTGGTGCAGTCGATAAAATCCTTGACGTAGTGTCAGAAGTTATACTCCTCACAGGGAATGGGCCTGAAGGTGACCTCTTCATTCTCTGGAAGAAGGATGTCATATCGACAGAGAGGCCTGTGCAGCACAAATACACATGAAATATCATCAGTAATTGCTATATTAATGTAGAACAATGGTTCACAAACTCTTtcaggtaaaaaataaataaatttcatgtCTCCTTGGGACccaaatttagaaaaaaacatatacCTTGAATTGCCCCAGTATCTATGTTTTTACTGGTTTCTCAGTAAAAACATTGTATGaatctccatttttttttaaaaactcaaaGAACAGATAAGAAAAGCTGTAGCACTCTTCACTGTTTTTTAAtgatgcaaacagacaaacatttcAACTCCACTGTGTTTTCTTCTCTCCCTTTTTCTTCTAGTCATTGATGTTAGCTGAAAAGCATTTGATTTTGCTGATCTTTGCCAAAAGATGCATTGAGAACATTAGTCTGTctctttttcttgtcttttattttttgttgtatcttttctgtAAATTTACCACTATTTCTTTTACATAGTTTCCATCATGTTAcaactttacattttttacatcttGTTACACCTGTTTCATGCATGTCTTTCATCACTTTACTCTTGTATTGtggtctttgtttttgtttttgggtgttttttacaCCCCGTACCTCTCATCTCCATTTCACAAAGGATATAATCAGCACACTCTTTTATTTTAGTTACagaaaatgaattcacatatcCTATTATTGTTAAGTATTTTACTCTGACATTTGACAAACCAATAAAAATGGCTAAACAATGCAGTTTGGATCCTAACCATAAGTTTGGAGAAGTTGTGGAATGTAACAGATGCACACTTTGGGCAGCCAAGTTATTTtttcgcacgtattgtagcttattttggcatcagtctagctgatgtcatcatgtgtatgcatgtggttatgtcatcatatcagttgcctctatatatgtgtcaaatttgaagtaaattgaaacaaaattgatgtttttaaagacatttaaaattttgcccattataagtaaatgggaggaaaaaggtttaaaaaatgccctaaaaaattgaaactttgacctacttttcccaaaatgtaaccacaaatattttggatcactggcaatctataaaccctagttggtatgaattcaactgatagttttggtgctgcagacatttgaaatttcacctattataagaaCATGGGGAAATGTCTTGTTTTTGTCATTCATGAAAAATTGGAACTTcaatctacttttcccaaaatgtaatcagatctattctgggtcactggcaatctataaacccaatttggtatgaagtcaaccaatagttttgctgctagagtgttaacaaacaaacaaagaaacaaaccaaaccaaaaacaatgccccttgccttccctttggggacGGGGtaaaaatatacatgaaaaaaaaaacaaaaaaaacattacttaCCTCTCTTTCCTTTCTATCGGTGTGAGACGCATTCTGAGAACTCGGAGTTTATATTTGGGCTTCAAAACATTCCCAGTGGTAAATTTGAGAGATATCTTCTTCACCGACGGAACGTCTTTGTCAAACTGAGCCAACAACTTGGTCTGTGTGAACTTTTTGAATTTTGACACTTTACTGATGGAAGAAACAGTTAGATATTAGTCAGGGAGAGCAGTAACAGATAGACTAAAATAAGTTTTGATTAATCCAGTTCTGAGTTATAACAAATAAAAAGCAGACTCACTGGTCAATGGTTGCCACTGCTTCTTTACTTCCACTGTGGAGTTTGATGGTAATGTAGCCCCAGCGTATCTCCTGGTTCCATGTTACTATATCCACAACGTAGTTTGTCACTGAGAGTGGAGAGGAAGTCGTTAACACAATCATCTGTATAGATTTATAAGAACATTTATGTTGTACAGTAGAAAATAACTATGTATGCTCTGTCTAGCTCATTTTATAATATAAATAGTTCTTTTGTTCTGAACTGGGAAGATAAATATGCTTCAGTTCCATGTAATGCAATAGGCAATTATGATAATTTGCAAATCTGctttaaataacagtaatttATAATTATTAATTAATATCCCCTCCCAATAGTTAGTCTCTTACTCACTGCAAAAtggtgattttttatttgtggagaagtatgtttttgtttgaccCAGGTTCAACAGGACATCCTTCCACTTTGTAATGTCATAACCTGGATTTTAATAAAAGAAATCTGCATCAGCTCTGGAGAAATGAAACACTTCATATAAAAATTCAGCCATCTTTTCAAATAATATTTGACATGCAAAAAGTTTTAACTCTATTTTAAAGAATGTGAGCATGAATAAAACAGGGAGTGTCCTCTTAAATGATAGAACATGAGTATACCCACCAAAGACAGGACATCCTGCTGTACCGAAGCGATCACAGTTCAAGCACTGACCATCCATATAGTCACTGTAGGATGTGCAGGGGTAAGCTCTGCTGGCACATTTCTGCTCCTCAGAGTCAAGATAGAGAAACACAGACCTCTGGTGGTCACATTTAAAATAGGATCCCCCTTTACACAGGTAGTAACAGAGAAACAGTCGTCGTTAGATTTCATCAGCAAAACACGATTTGTGCTTTAATAGCTTCCTTTAGTTTTGACTTAATcgaataattttaataattttaccaGAAAAGATGGTCTTTGGGCATCCTGGTTGGTCTGTTCCCCCGTTGGCATAAAAATCAATGTGACCTAGAGGTTCTCTGAAACCCAAGGCTGCAAAAACACACAGTTAGTGCAAGGAAAttaaaggacacacacacaataaacatCTTATAGTGGCGATCTAGCTACAAAAAAATGCCACTTGAGGGATTTTGAAGACATTTCCAACTCGTGATGATGTGTAAAAACAAGGTCCGCCATGGATGTGTGTTTAATACTTTATTCACTCACAAATCttaaaaaacacctacaaaaggCCAGGTGCTGAATGACTTAAAATGAGCTCatatacaaaaatgcaaaaatactaaTACAACACCCATtcagacagtcacacacacacaggcacggtTGAAGAACTGTGTGTCATCCCATGGCTCAAATCCCCTGGTCTGATCACTTGTGTCTCCCTTACATAACCTCTGCCTGGCTGATGGCTACCTATACCCACAGGTGTGCCGGTGACCCTAGCAACCAAGTGCCTTACCGCAAATATATGCCCACATTCACACAtacaaccacaaacacacacagcacaaatCTAAATTGGCTACAACACATCTATAAACACTTAATTTACGAAAAAAAAGATCTTACTGACCATCGATGTCTGTGTGGAGGACATCCACAAACTGGGCGTCTGTTGGGTCCAATCGGTCCTCTGGAGGTTTGCCAGTGAATAGAGGGCCAGCAGGATCCAGAGCTGCAAACATCACATCAGTAAACCTCAACAGAGCTTTAATTTAATCCTAAAACAAACACTGATGGGAGCTCCGTAGAGCAAATTTACACTTGGCTGAAATGCCTTTATCAACTGACCTTTTTACTGTTTCTGTCAACTACTACAATTAGTCTgtgctatattttctgcaaatgACTGCAAATATCAGTGATTAGAAGACAGTTTTGCTTTTTTACTGACCAACTTTTTAAGCCTTTTTCATTGTACTTTAGATACTAAGATGTCAACTTTTGTTATTAGTGTCTGATGAAGTGACGCATGTATTTCTTTGTCCTTGTTCGAACACTATCAACCCTGAAATGTTTTGCAGATGCACAACATGTACCAAATGCTGCACATTTCGACCCTTTCTCTGCAGTACTGTGCAACtaaagttcattttttttctgtcagactTGCTGTTACAGTCATATCATCTAATATAATAAAAGTATGCAGATGCAGTTAGTGTCATTACAGcacagactgaaaataaaataaagtcccTAGTCACTTCTAGAGGAATTTACTATAGgagaaatgtctgaaaatgagcCTTGAGAGAATTTCTCTACTGACAAATCTGAAAAGAAAAGGTCTGTTTTATCATAAAAACCTGAGGTATAGTACTAAGTGTAATAAAGAAATAGGCACTTTGTTTCATTGTATGTGGACCTTTGAGAAACTTCAGAATTTTTGGAAAGAGACTCTTAATTTAATTTATAGATTTACAGAATGTGTTATCCCCGTGGatccaaaatgttgtattttgcacatcttccctgagcagtttcaagtaattggaagaaaaaggaaacttttaaatttttgtttattacaagccaaaTGAGTTATTTCTTTGAgatggaaagatattcaaggacccacagcaaaccaatggattaaagaaatgttttctaaCCTGGCAATGGAAAAGCTGACGTACCTGGCTAAAGGTAAGACTTTTATAAGATCTGGACaccttttttgcaatttttaaaggacttgtctgtatagtcaattaagttgtgtctgttaagtatgttttgttgcacgtagagtgggtgctattgtgtgggtggggggtggtagggattgttttgatgtgtttgtggtttgttttttttgcctgttcttataaaacaaagaaaatgacaataaatatatttatgaaaacaaaaaaaaaaaccttgaggtATATATATTCTAATTCTGATTTCCTACATCAGATATTGATATTTGGGTAATGAAAGTGAAATGTCACCGGTGTTTGCATTTACCTGTAATCCTTCCAATTGTGCTGTTAAGGCTGGCACCAATAAAGCCTGATATATGAGCACCAAGACTGACACCAATcaaatgaacagaactcagaGAAACGCCATGTTCCTGAAAGTATAAGAGTGAAAATACAATTGTATCTCACAGACAAAACAACCAGGATGTGTCATGTACATTGTCTCCAACACATCACACACCTGCAGTTTTTTCATTAAAGCAGTGAGGTTGTCTGCTGCCTTGTGCGTGTTCTCCACTGCTTTCATATAATTCACATTAGCGGCTCCGTGGTTCCAGTCCACCACTATGACGTTCATGTCATCCCTCGACAGCAGCATGTCTGTGATGTTGTGTATCCAGTTCGGGGGAGAGCCGGTCGGACGGTACCCATGAATGACAAAAGTGGTAGGTCTGGACAACTTGAACTGAGGATGGGCTGTCGGGTTAGTGTGGGATAATAGAATCCCACAGGTGGCATTTTCCCTGGTGTAGAGCAGCagctttattctgaggctggttCCGATGAAGGCGTGACTGAGATCTAAATCTGTAAAGTCTTCACATGTTTGGGCTGAAAAAGGCCACAaatagtaaagaaaaaaaaaaggaagggagGACAAGGATGAATAGAAGAATGAAACATTACAAAACTGCACTTGGAAAATGTTACTCAAGACAGGCTCATTCTCACGGTGACATAGTCATAACAGTTTCATTATCAGAGTCTGTGTGGGAGCGAGTTTTTGGCAGGAGGTTcatcatcttaaaaaaaaacaaacgtcaTGAGCAAGTTCCAGAACAACAGGAACTGTGGGATTTTATGAGTGAAACAGGTTGTGATTTATAGTATTTCAGTATGTTTTGCAGAATTTAACTGAAATATACACATTCATGAAGCGCAGTATGTATCCTGTTTATCAGTGCCCATAGAAAATACCTAATGGCATTCTGACAGAAACATGTAAGTACATCCTTATGAGTGAGAAAGTGGATATGATGACTAAGCAGTGTAGAAAAAGTAGTCTATAAATAGTATAAAGTCTGATAAAAATGTAGTAAAATGGTTGGAACCATTTATTTTGGTCACGTACACATCATTTTGTAAATTTCCTAACAGACACTACACTGTTTTCTCTAATGTCAGCACTAAAAAAAGTGTGTTGATGAGAAATAAACAGCCGTCAGCAGCTCCCAGTATCTATTGCACAACACGACATTCCATTAAAGTAGATCATTATTGGATGGACCCACTACATCATTTATGGCCCATTATAAATGTATtacaatgatatatatatatttttttacacagTAAAGAGCCTTTACTCAAAAATGTTGGTTTTTCCCAAGAAATTTCAGTTCTGCAAATGCTGTGACGTCCTTTTCCCAGGAGTTCATCAGATGAACATCAGAGTTTCATTTACTGTAAATGCAGCtgtcgtgtgtatgtgtgtgtacatggaaGCACAAGGCAATATGTGAGGTGAACCACTGAGGGTATAATGTTTACACCCTTACCTCTGCATATCTGAATAGTTATCAGCAGGAACGGTGCCAGATACTGCCACAGGAACATACTTTACATCAGCAAGGCAAAAAAAACTCTATAGACAGAGTTAAAACAGTCAAAATATTGTTGAAAGTCTGTGCTAAAATTGCTGATCATCTGAATGCAATCCAAATTTAACATATTACACACTTCACACAGTATTTTCCCTTCAAGAATTCGCTTTGACACTTTCAGCTTTGCCTTTCCCTACAGATCTCAGTGACTTCTGTTATGAAACAAACCTTACTGGACTGAAACAAGAGGTTGGTTAATTATCTACTTACCTTGTAATATAATAAATCTGTACTGAGTAAATTGAGAGGAATCATTTCCATTTCCTTGACCAGTGCTGGGTGTGTAATCTAAAGACTGATAAGCTGTGTTTTTCTGGCTCCACCCATTGACAACTGAACAAATGACAGCGTGAAGTCCAAGAAAAAGAGTTGAAATCCCCACCTGTGCTGCTCAAACAGCCCGTTGAGCCATAGTCTAGTATTTACAACCACAGCAGACGCCTGCTGACTGACATATGCTCCCTATCTTCACATAGATCCAACAGTGAAAAACACTCAATAAGAAAACCTGACTACACTGAGGTGAGAGACGTACCTTTGCTGTACAGTGGCTACTTCTTGTTCTGCTGTGTTAAAAGTCCAGAATATTTTGCTCTCTGCTCAGTGTACGGCTCCTCATATTTTGGCAGTATTCACTCAGGAAGTGAGAGAAGAACAGCAAAAGCAATCCTCCTGCCCTATCCACACTCTCACAGAGATAACCACACCCCTTGCTCCAGGTCAGTCTGTTCACAGGTGAAGAAAATTCCTGTGAAATCACTGGCAGTGTACTCAAAACCGGTTACACGACAGCCACAGTTGAAGCACTGACAAAAATTAGAGTGAAACTGAAACATTCAATTCTTTAAAGATAAGACATTCCTTTGTTAGTCCCACCAGGGGAAATTCCAGAAGTTTAAATAGCTCATTATTTCTCTATTAATAATGAGCTACTTAAACTGAATCAAGCGCCGTAATTCAGACTCATTGTTTTTCCACATACTGGATATTGTCTGTAACATgtttaaagaaagaaaatgtataaaatgatTGAAGCAGATTTATTGGATTTTCAGTTGCTATGGTAGTTTGGTTTTCTAATTATTCTGTTTTTGTGACTACCAGCATGATAAGACACTTAAATAATGCATAAAGGCTCTTCTTTCTGAATCTGGTTCAAGAGATTTTTATGGcatataaaaataatgtacacAGAAGTTTAACGTATCTATAATCATGACTTGTAGTAAAATATGCGTATAATCAGTAATCCTGTATGTCAACAAATAAACACCACCACATTTATATAATACAGTCTTATAAGTGTGAGTTCCGCATGACAGTGATTACAGATGATTAGGTTTTAGGTCAGCATGGAGCAATATTTCTACAACTGTTATCAAATCTTGAACAAATCTCCATTGTTTTGAGTCAAATTTTCTTATAATCAATGTATTTCAAGATTTTGTCTCTAGATTTCTTGCAGATTTTAGCTGGAGTATCCTAGGACCATTGTTTTCCAGAACATCTGAAGTAAGTTTGCTGGGAAGGGTATGGGGATTTGACAGCCTTGATGGAGGTTTGCACAATTTCTTGCttgctttccttctttctttctaaaGATTTCTCTAATTTTTAACTGGCGTACCTGTTAAAAATGAACTGGAAAAGGCAGAAACTTTCTTATTGTATGAAAATAGCACTTTGCTTGATTCAAAGCTGACATTTTGGATATATAGTGTAATATGTAGCcagaacaataaaacaacaatacagtagtttgtgtgtgtgagtgtgtgtgtgtgtgtgtgtgtgtgtaggggtgtgtgtgtgtgtgtgtgtgtgtgtatgcggggGGATGGGGTCCTTAAATTCTTAATTTTTACACAATCTTAAATATCAAGAAATATTTGtcataaaatgcaaataattttttggttgttgttaacaaaataataataataataataataataataataataataataataataacaataataataataataataataataataataataataataataataataataataataataataataatattacaaatgcacatgtccaaaaactttttccaccactgtatgtgttatatgtacaactctggaaaaaataagagaccactgcaaaattatccctttctctgattttaccatttataggtatgtttttgagtaaaatgaacatttttgttttattctctaaactaccgacaacatttctcccaaattccaaataaaaatatagttatatagagcatgtattt
The Sphaeramia orbicularis chromosome 14, fSphaOr1.1, whole genome shotgun sequence DNA segment above includes these coding regions:
- the lipia gene encoding lipase member H, which gives rise to MFLWQYLAPFLLITIQICRAQTCEDFTDLDLSHAFIGTSLRIKLLLYTRENATCGILLSHTNPTAHPQFKLSRPTTFVIHGYRPTGSPPNWIHNITDMLLSRDDMNVIVVDWNHGAANVNYMKAVENTHKAADNLTALMKKLQEHGVSLSSVHLIGVSLGAHISGFIGASLNSTIGRITALDPAGPLFTGKPPEDRLDPTDAQFVDVLHTDIDALGFREPLGHIDFYANGGTDQPGCPKTIFSGGSYFKCDHQRSVFLYLDSEEQKCASRAYPCTSYSDYMDGQCLNCDRFGTAGCPVFGYDITKWKDVLLNLGQTKTYFSTNKKSPFCMTNYVVDIVTWNQEIRWGYITIKLHSGSKEAVATIDHKVSKFKKFTQTKLLAQFDKDVPSVKKISLKFTTGNVLKPKYKLRVLRMRLTPIERKERPLCRYDILLPENEEVTFRPIPCEEYNF